From Pseudodesulfovibrio alkaliphilus, one genomic window encodes:
- the rpiB gene encoding ribose 5-phosphate isomerase B, with translation MKKTIVIGSDHGGFALKQALIEALAAWGHPVEDQGPDCADSCDYPVFAARVAERIKADKDALGVLICGTGQGMTMAANRLGVRAALCTNEFLARMAREHNDARVLCLGERVTGQGLALAILKTFLETGFGGGRHQRRIDLMDATSE, from the coding sequence GTGAAGAAAACCATCGTCATCGGATCGGACCACGGGGGGTTCGCCCTCAAACAGGCGTTGATCGAGGCCCTGGCCGCATGGGGACACCCGGTCGAAGACCAGGGACCGGACTGCGCCGACTCCTGCGACTATCCCGTCTTCGCCGCCAGGGTGGCGGAGCGGATCAAGGCGGATAAGGACGCATTGGGCGTCCTCATCTGCGGCACGGGCCAGGGCATGACCATGGCGGCCAACCGGCTGGGTGTTCGCGCTGCCCTGTGCACCAACGAATTTCTCGCGCGCATGGCACGCGAGCACAACGACGCCCGCGTCCTCTGCCTGGGGGAACGCGTCACCGGCCAGGGGCTGGCCCTGGCCATCCTCAAGACGTTTCTGGAAACCGGGTTCGGGGGCGGGCGGCACCAGCGGCGCATCGACCTCATGGACGCCACCTCCGAATAA
- the tkt gene encoding transketolase, which translates to MQNMTDKTVAVVKGLIMDGVAKANSGHPGGAMSSADFATILFSEFLRFNPDDPSWFNRDRFILSAGHESMLLYGLLHLNGFISMDDIKNFRQLGSLTPGHPEVHLTPGVEATTGPLGQGFAMSVGFAAAEAHLRARLGEEAMNHFTYALASDGDLQEPIALGAAALAGLWNLGKLVVFYDSNKIQLAGPTCKADCTDHKKVFEGLCWQVIEVDGHDHEAIRAALNAARDEADKPTLIIGHTVMAKGCATLEGSHKTHGEPLKADEIAATKKKLGLPDEAFHVPADVLDAYRARFDSLRSEAALWQTRVDAKLDEDADFAALWAHATRPRPELSIKWPAFTPGESMATRQAWGKCLDAVSGSLPTLVGGSADLDPSNQTMTFRTTYGDFGVDGHKARNLAFGVREFPMAAIMNGMQLHGGLLPFGATFLTFSDYCRNAIRMSALQDLPVLYVFTHDSFWVGEDGPTHQPIEHVSSLRLIPDLIDLRPADANETAVCLDIALKQPRHPSCLFLTRQGLPVLDPAEYPSIVEGPRRGAYVLQDCEGEPDLIIIASGSEVSLALATARLFKRKVRVVSMPSAKLFDDQPESYKNEVLPPQVTPRAAAEAGRTGLWHKYVGRDGVVLGLDHFGASAPGKTLSDNYGFTPENFARMIREKYEELT; encoded by the coding sequence ATGCAGAACATGACGGACAAGACCGTCGCCGTGGTCAAGGGGTTGATCATGGACGGCGTTGCCAAGGCCAATTCCGGCCATCCCGGCGGGGCCATGTCCTCGGCCGACTTTGCCACCATCCTCTTCTCGGAATTTCTCCGGTTCAATCCCGACGACCCGAGCTGGTTCAACCGCGACCGCTTCATCCTCTCGGCCGGGCATGAGTCCATGCTTCTCTACGGACTGCTCCATCTCAACGGCTTCATTTCCATGGACGACATCAAGAACTTCCGCCAGCTCGGCTCGCTGACCCCGGGCCATCCCGAGGTTCACCTGACTCCGGGCGTGGAGGCCACCACCGGCCCTCTGGGCCAGGGCTTTGCCATGTCCGTGGGCTTTGCCGCGGCCGAGGCGCACCTGCGCGCCCGCCTGGGCGAGGAGGCCATGAACCACTTCACCTATGCCCTGGCCTCGGACGGCGATCTCCAGGAGCCGATAGCCCTGGGCGCGGCCGCCCTGGCCGGCCTGTGGAACCTGGGCAAGCTCGTGGTGTTTTACGACTCCAACAAGATCCAACTGGCCGGCCCCACCTGCAAGGCGGACTGCACTGATCACAAAAAGGTCTTCGAGGGCCTGTGCTGGCAGGTCATCGAGGTGGACGGCCACGACCACGAGGCCATCCGCGCAGCCCTCAACGCGGCGCGGGACGAGGCCGACAAGCCCACCCTGATCATCGGCCACACGGTCATGGCCAAGGGATGCGCCACCCTGGAAGGCAGCCACAAGACCCATGGCGAACCGCTCAAGGCCGACGAGATCGCGGCCACCAAGAAGAAGCTCGGCTTGCCCGACGAGGCTTTCCACGTCCCGGCCGACGTGCTCGACGCCTACCGCGCCCGCTTCGACAGCCTGCGCAGCGAGGCGGCCCTGTGGCAGACCCGCGTGGACGCGAAGCTGGACGAGGACGCCGACTTCGCCGCCCTGTGGGCCCATGCGACCCGCCCCCGGCCCGAACTTTCCATCAAGTGGCCCGCCTTCACCCCGGGGGAGAGCATGGCCACCCGGCAGGCATGGGGCAAATGCCTTGACGCCGTCTCCGGCTCCCTGCCCACCCTGGTGGGCGGCAGCGCGGACCTCGACCCGTCCAACCAGACCATGACCTTCCGCACCACCTACGGCGACTTCGGCGTGGACGGCCACAAGGCGCGCAACCTCGCCTTCGGCGTGCGCGAGTTCCCCATGGCCGCCATCATGAACGGCATGCAGCTGCACGGCGGGCTGCTCCCCTTCGGCGCCACCTTCCTGACCTTCTCTGATTACTGCCGCAACGCCATCCGCATGTCTGCGCTGCAGGACCTGCCCGTGCTCTATGTCTTCACCCACGACTCCTTCTGGGTGGGCGAGGACGGACCGACCCACCAGCCCATCGAGCACGTCAGCTCCCTTCGGCTCATCCCCGACCTCATCGACCTGCGCCCGGCCGACGCCAACGAAACCGCCGTCTGTCTCGACATCGCGCTCAAACAGCCGCGCCACCCCTCGTGCCTCTTCCTGACCCGCCAGGGTCTGCCTGTCCTCGACCCGGCCGAGTATCCGTCCATTGTCGAAGGCCCGCGCAGAGGCGCCTACGTGCTCCAGGATTGCGAAGGCGAGCCAGACCTGATCATCATCGCCTCCGGTTCCGAGGTCTCCCTGGCCCTGGCCACGGCAAGGCTCTTCAAGCGCAAGGTGCGCGTGGTCAGCATGCCTTCGGCCAAACTGTTTGACGATCAGCCCGAATCGTATAAAAATGAAGTACTGCCGCCCCAGGTAACACCCCGGGCCGCCGCCGAGGCAGGTCGCACCGGCCTTTGGCACAAGTACGTGGGGCGCGACGGCGTGGTGCTTGGTCTGGACCACTTCGGGGCCTCGGCTCCGGGAAAGACCCTGTCCGACAACTACGGCTTCACGCCCGAGAACTTTGCCCGAATGATCCGCGAGAAATACGAGGAGTTGACATGA